In Rutidosis leptorrhynchoides isolate AG116_Rl617_1_P2 chromosome 2, CSIRO_AGI_Rlap_v1, whole genome shotgun sequence, one genomic interval encodes:
- the LOC139890361 gene encoding cysteine protease Amb a 11.0101-like, whose product MKFNKSILLSLCLVLIMIIGIVESFDYKDKELESEAGLQGMYDRWRSHHKVEAKSPERFNVFKSNVQFVHEGNKQNRPYKLHLNKFADLTQHEFTNTYGNSKIGHLSALRGMPPPNDNFIYANATNIPKEIDWRNHNAVTSVKNQQGCGIKLKLDFFLAMIKVTCQLLENLEVVGLLRQWLVWKA is encoded by the exons ATGAAATTCAACAAGTCTATATTACTTTCACTATGTTTGGTTTTGATTATGATTATAGGCATTGTGGAAAGCTTCGATTACAAGGACAAAGAACTTGAATCGGAGGCTGGATTGCAAGGAATGTACGATAGGTGGAGGAGCCATCATAAAGTGGAGGCAAAAAGTCCTGAGCGGTTCAATGTATTTAAGTCGAACGTGCAATTTGTTCATGAAGGAAACAAACAGAATAGGCCATATAAGTTGCATTTAAACAAGTTTGCTGATTTAACTCAGCACGAGTTTACGAACACGTATGGTAACTCGAAGATTGGCCATTTGTCAGCACTCAGAGGAATGCCTCCGCCAAACGATAATTTCATTTATGCAAATGCCACGAATATTCCAAAAGAGATTGATTGGAGGAATCATAATGCCGTTACCTCTGTCAAGAATCAACAAGGATGCG GCATTAAATTGAAATTAGACTTTTTTTTGGCAATGATTAAAGTGACATGCCAATTATTGGAAAATTTG GAAGTTGTTGGGCTTTTACGGCAGTGGCTTGTGTGGAAGGCATAA
- the LOC139890362 gene encoding vignain-like, protein MEIRKSFILLALSLVLIQGIVESFEYDEKELESEEGLQGMYDRWRTHHNIEEVRNDEKAQRFNVFKANVHHVHKSNKMDRPYKLSLNKFAAMTNHEFRNTYAGSKISHYRALRGVRKGNLTFMYHNADNIPPSVDWRERNAVTPPKDQGKCGSCWAFSTVVAVEGINAIKTGQLVSLSEQHLIDCNSILNNGCDGGLMEPAFEFIKTHGGLATEQNYPYTCQKGICDQAKIGTQVVTVDGFENVPECDEEALLKAVAHQPVSIAIEANGHDMQFYSQGVFTGQCTTEVNHGVAIVGYGETPEGIKYWIVKNSWGPKWGEGGFIRVQRGVPDKKGVCGVAVEPSYPTKTSPHS, encoded by the exons ATGGAAATAAGAAAAAGTTTTATTTTACTTGCACTCTCTTTGGTTTTAATTCAAGGCATTGTAGAGAGCTTTGAATACGATGAGAAAGAACTTGAATCAGAGGAGGGTTTGCAGGGGATGTACGATAGATGGAGGACCCACCATAACATAGAGGAAGTAAGGAACGACGAAAAAGCTCAACGGTTTAATGTATTCAAGGCTAACGTTCATCATGTTCACAAGTCAAACAAGATGGATAGGCCATATAAGTTGAGTCTGAACAAGTTTGCTGCGATGACTAATCACGAGTTTAGGAACACGTATGCTGGCTCTAAAATTAGCCATTATCGTGCCCTCCGTGGAGTTCGTAAGGGAAACTTGACTTTCATGTATCATAATGCTGATAATATCCCTCCTAGCGTTGATTGGAGGGAGCGAAACGCCGTCACCCCTCCTAAAGATCAAGGCAAATGTG GTAGTTGTTGGGCATTTTCTACGGTGGTTGCAGTCGAAGGAATAAACGCCATTAAAACAGGGCAACTAGTATCATTATCAGAACAACATCTTATTGATTGTAACAGTATATTAAACAATGGATGTGATGGAGGACTAATGGAACCGGCATTTGAATTCATTAAAACCCATGGAGGTTTAGCTACAGAGCAGAACTACCCTTACACATGTCAAAAAGGAATTTGTGATCAAGCAAAG ATTGGCACTCAAGTGGTGACGGTTGATGGATTTGAAAATGTACCTGAATGCGATGAGGAAGCGTTACTGAAAGCAGTTGCACACCAACCGGTATCTATTGCCATAGAGGCTAACGGTCATGATATGCAGTTCTATTCACAG GGAGTTTTTACGGGACAATGTACAACAGAGGTTAATCACGGTGTAGCAATTGTTGGATACGGTGAAACTCCAGAAGGAATCAAGTATTGGATAGTGAAGAACTCGTGGGGACCCAAATggggagagggtggatttatacgaGTACAACGTGGCGTTCCAGATAAGAAGGGCGTATGCGGAGTAGCGGTCGAACCTTCTTATCCTA CCAAAACTTCACCTCACTCT